The following proteins come from a genomic window of Trifolium pratense cultivar HEN17-A07 linkage group LG4, ARS_RC_1.1, whole genome shotgun sequence:
- the LOC123921243 gene encoding lipid phosphate phosphatase epsilon 1, chloroplastic-like produces the protein MMMLFTQSKWIVTVLFGVFIIWRHDAEALWFAGGSILNAMFSMSLKHILNQKRPSSLKSDPGMPSSHAQSIFFTVIFIILSSIKLLTINELTITSSSLALAFGSYFSYLRVSQKLHTVSQVIVGAVIGSICSILWYCLWNALMLDAFVSSLWVRIIVVLGSAGIWLCFLIHVICQWLKDKRNET, from the exons ATGATGATGTTATTTACACAGAGCAAGTGGATAGTAACTGTCCTCTTTGGTGTTTTCATTATTTGGAGGCATGATGCAGAAGCATTATGGTTTGCAGGAGGGTCCATTTTAAATGCAATGTTTTCTATGTCACTCAAACATATATTGAATCAGAAAAGACCTTCAAGTCTCAAATCTGATCCTGGAATGCCATCTTCACATGCTCAATCCATCTTCTTTactgtcatttttattatattgtCAA GTATTAAATTGCTAACAATAAATGAACTCACCATTACTAGCAGTAGTTTGGCTTTGGCATTTGGCTCTTACTTT TCATATCTAAGGGTGTCACAAAAACTTCATACAGTGagtcaagtgattgttggagcTGTTATTGGATCTATTTGCTCTATCTTATGGTATTGCCTATGGAATGCCTTAATGCTAGATGCTTTTGTATCCTCTTTGTGGGTCAGAATCATTGTGGTTTTGGGGTCTGCAGGAATTTGGTTATGTTTTCTTATACATGTGATTTGCCAGTGGCTTAAAGACAAGAGAAATGAAACTTGA
- the LOC123921242 gene encoding GTPase ERA-like, chloroplastic, with protein MKNLTLLAASTSTQQFLFQIHNSFFAVGFTTRTTFLPNRTTELTPHICCRTKQCRSKAFSTKQELLAALQKQEEEEEEEEEEEEQEAYSDDDTSFLSLSMKPDRSLGLLDDYETEELDFDPNHRSGYVALLGMPNVGKSTLANQMVGQRLSIVTDKPQTTRHRVLCICSGSDYQMILYDTPGVLQEQRHKLDSMMMQNVRSAAVNADCVLILVDACKAPEKIDEVLEGMGDHKDKVPTLLIMNKKDLIKPGEVAKKLEWYTKFTDVDEVIPVSAKYGHGVEDVKNWILSKLPNGPAYFPKDIISEHPERFFVGEIIREKIFLQYRKEIPYVCQVNVLSYKARPNAKDFIQVQILVEKNSQKIVVIGKNGNALKMLATAARLDIEDFLQKKVFLEIQVKVKENWRQDEGFLKHSGYGGQIGVY; from the exons ATGAAGAACCTCACTTTACTTGCAGCTTCAACTTCAACGCAACAATTCCTCTTTCAAATTCATAACTCTTTCTTTGCCGTTGGATTCACCACCCGAACCACCTTCCTTCCTAACCGAACCACCGAATTAACGCCGCATATTTGTTGCCGAACCAAACAATGTCGCTCCAAAGCATTTTCAACCAAACAAGAGCTTCTTGCAGCACTTCagaaacaagaagaagaagaagaagaagaagaagaagaagaagaacaagaagcttATTCGGACGATGACACATCCTTCTTATCCCTCAGCATGAAGCCGGACCGGAGTTTGGGCTTGCTTGATGATTATGAGACAGAGGAACTCGATTTTGATCCTAACCACCGAAgtg GATATGTGGCTTTACTTGGCATGCCAAATGTTGGGAAAAGTACACTGGCAAACCAAATGGTTGGCCAGAGGTTGTCAATAGTTACAGATAAACCTCAAACGACAAGGCATCGAGTTCTTTGTATATGTTCTGGCTCCGATTATCAG ATGATACTTTATGATACTCCCGGTGTTCTACAAGAGCAAAGGCACAAGTTGGACTCGATGATGATGCAAAATGTTCGCAGTGCTGCAGTTAACGCTGACTGTGTATTGATTCTCGTAGATGCATGTAAAGCGCCTGAAAAA ATTGATGAAGTGTTAGAAGGCATGGGAGACCACAAAGATAAAGTCCCCACCCTATTGATTATGAACAAGAAGGATCTTATCAAACCTGGTGAAGTTGCAAAGAAACTCGAG TGGTATACAAAATTTACTGATGTTGACGAGGTTATACCAGTTAGTGCCAAGTATGGTCATGGGGTTGAAGATGTCAAGAACTGGATACTATCGAAGCTTCCTAATGGACCAGCTTATTTTCCAAAG GACATTATCAGTGAGCATCCAGAAAGATTTTTTGTAGGTGAAATTATTAGAGAAAAGATTTTTTTGCAGTATCGAAAGGAAATCCCCTATGTGTGTCAG GTGAATGTTTTAAGCTATAAGGCTCGACCAAATGCAAAAGATTTTATACAGGTGCAGATTTTGGTTGAGAAAAACTCGCAGAAAATCGTCGTTATTGGAAAA AACGGAAATGCTTTGAAAATGCTTGCAACAGCTGCACGCCTTGATATTGAAGATTTTCTACAGAAGAAAGTTTTTCTCGAG ATTCAAGTAAAGGTTAAAGAAAATTGGCGACAAGACGAAGGGTTTCTTAAGCACAGTGGTTATGGAGGTCAAATAGGTGTTTATTGA